The Candidatus Alcyoniella australis genome includes a region encoding these proteins:
- the tyrS gene encoding tyrosine--tRNA ligase, giving the protein MRSTEEQLEILLRGVAEVIERDELEQLLNRAISEDRPLTIKTGFDPTAPDLHLGHTVLLHKIRQFQQLGHKVVFLIGDFTAMIGDPTGRNVTRPALSREEIERNAETYTEQVFKVLDPKRTTVEFNSRWMDPMTSQDLIRLAGRYTVARMLERDDYKKRFREGRPIAVHEFLYPLIQAYDSVALRADVELGGTDQRFNLLLGREIQRDYGQRPQVVMMMPLLEGTDGVEKMSKSLGNYIGINEAPTEIFGKLMRISDELMLRYYELLSDVSAEDLALLKAQMKSGELNPMEAKKRLAVELTARYHGQQQGIAAREEFQRVFSQGKLPDEIELRQLTYDQAQGAVRLIKVLCDAGLTASNSEAKRLIKGGGVRVDQAKISDIDATLELGGEYLLQVGKRKFCKVALVAKAE; this is encoded by the coding sequence ATGCGATCCACGGAAGAACAACTGGAAATTTTATTGCGCGGGGTAGCGGAGGTGATCGAGCGCGACGAGCTCGAGCAGCTCCTGAATCGCGCGATCAGCGAGGATCGTCCGCTGACAATTAAGACAGGCTTCGATCCCACGGCGCCGGACCTGCACCTGGGACATACCGTGCTGCTGCACAAGATACGACAGTTCCAGCAGCTGGGGCACAAGGTGGTGTTTCTGATCGGCGACTTCACCGCGATGATCGGCGACCCCACCGGTCGCAACGTCACCCGCCCGGCGCTTTCGCGCGAGGAGATCGAGCGCAACGCAGAGACATACACCGAGCAGGTGTTCAAGGTGCTCGATCCAAAGCGTACCACGGTCGAGTTCAATTCGCGCTGGATGGACCCGATGACCAGCCAGGATCTGATCCGGCTGGCCGGCCGCTATACCGTGGCGCGGATGCTCGAACGCGACGACTACAAAAAGCGCTTTCGCGAGGGCCGGCCGATCGCGGTCCACGAGTTCCTCTATCCGTTGATCCAGGCCTACGACTCCGTGGCGCTGCGGGCCGACGTCGAGCTGGGCGGAACCGACCAGCGCTTCAACCTGCTGCTGGGACGCGAGATCCAGCGCGACTACGGCCAGCGGCCGCAGGTCGTGATGATGATGCCGCTGCTCGAGGGCACGGACGGCGTGGAGAAGATGAGCAAGAGCCTGGGCAACTACATCGGCATCAACGAGGCGCCGACCGAGATCTTCGGCAAGCTGATGCGCATCTCCGACGAGCTGATGCTGCGCTACTACGAGCTGCTCAGCGACGTGTCGGCCGAGGATCTAGCGTTGCTCAAGGCGCAGATGAAATCAGGCGAGCTCAACCCGATGGAGGCCAAAAAACGGCTGGCCGTCGAGCTGACAGCGCGCTATCACGGCCAACAGCAGGGGATCGCGGCCCGCGAGGAGTTCCAGCGCGTGTTCTCCCAGGGCAAACTGCCCGACGAGATCGAACTTCGACAGCTCACCTACGACCAGGCCCAGGGCGCGGTGCGGCTGATTAAAGTGTTGTGCGACGCGGGATTGACCGCGAGCAACTCCGAGGCCAAGCGACTGATTAAGGGCGGAGGCGTGCGCGTCGACCAGGCCAAGATCAGCGATATCGACGCCACCTTGGAGCTCGGCGGCGAGTATCTGCTGCAGGTCGGCAAGCGAAAATTCTGCAAGGTTGCGCTGGTTGCCAAGGCAGAGTGA
- the rny gene encoding ribonuclease Y encodes MSPLSTILIAVSAGVLGVLAGAIVGYLLYRNYTRSKKQDAETFYNKMVEEARQNSQNLEKEAELRIKEQQIAAKADFERDTRDRRQDLGVLEKRLMQKEENLEKKVGLLDQKEIDTNQRERSVVVREKSAQAQEKKFGELVEQCNVKLEKLAGMSREEAKRKVVADIESEAKHEAAKRIKQIEDEAMETAEKKAKNIIALAIQRYAGDYVAERTVSVVALPNDDMKGRIIGREGRNIRALEAATGVDFIVDDTPEAVILSAHNPIRREIARISLERLISDGRIHPGRIEEIVSKAGLEVEKEVQQAGEQATFDLGVHGIHPELIKLLGKLKFRTSYAQNVLQHSLEVAFLAGIMAAELGQNVKQAKRAGLLHDIGKAVDHEVEGTHAQLGCDLARKYGESPKIVHAIEAHHEDIKPDTVLAVLVQAADALSGARPGARREMLETYVKRLADLERIAKKFDGVDKIYAIQAGREIRIIVCDKDVSDDDTVVMSRDIARRIEEEMTYPGQIKVTVIRETRSVEYAR; translated from the coding sequence GTGTCACCACTTAGTACTATTCTCATCGCCGTAAGTGCGGGAGTGCTGGGTGTTCTGGCGGGCGCTATCGTCGGCTACCTGCTTTATCGCAACTACACGCGAAGCAAGAAGCAGGATGCCGAGACCTTCTACAACAAGATGGTCGAGGAGGCGCGCCAGAACTCCCAGAACTTGGAAAAGGAAGCGGAACTCAGGATAAAAGAACAACAGATCGCGGCCAAGGCGGATTTCGAGCGGGATACCCGCGACCGTCGCCAAGATCTGGGCGTTCTTGAAAAGCGCTTAATGCAGAAGGAGGAGAACCTAGAGAAGAAAGTCGGTTTGCTAGACCAAAAAGAGATAGACACCAACCAGCGCGAGCGATCAGTTGTCGTGCGCGAGAAGTCGGCCCAAGCCCAGGAAAAGAAGTTCGGCGAACTGGTCGAGCAGTGCAACGTCAAGCTCGAGAAGTTGGCGGGCATGTCCCGTGAGGAGGCCAAGCGCAAGGTGGTCGCGGACATCGAGTCCGAGGCCAAGCACGAGGCGGCCAAGCGCATCAAGCAGATCGAGGACGAGGCGATGGAGACGGCCGAGAAGAAGGCCAAGAACATCATCGCCCTGGCGATCCAGCGCTACGCCGGCGACTATGTGGCCGAGCGCACGGTCTCGGTCGTCGCCCTGCCCAACGACGATATGAAGGGCCGGATCATCGGCCGCGAGGGGCGCAACATCCGCGCGCTGGAGGCGGCCACGGGCGTGGACTTCATCGTCGACGACACTCCCGAGGCGGTGATCCTCTCGGCGCATAATCCGATCCGCCGCGAGATCGCGCGCATCTCACTGGAACGGCTGATCTCCGACGGCCGGATTCATCCGGGCCGGATCGAGGAGATCGTGTCCAAGGCCGGTCTGGAGGTCGAGAAAGAGGTCCAGCAGGCCGGGGAGCAGGCGACGTTCGATCTGGGCGTGCACGGGATCCATCCCGAGCTGATCAAGCTTCTGGGCAAGTTGAAATTCCGCACCAGCTATGCGCAGAACGTGCTGCAGCACAGCCTGGAGGTGGCGTTTCTTGCAGGGATTATGGCTGCGGAGTTGGGGCAGAACGTCAAGCAGGCCAAACGCGCCGGACTGCTGCACGACATCGGCAAGGCCGTGGATCACGAGGTCGAGGGCACGCACGCCCAGTTGGGCTGCGACCTGGCTCGCAAGTACGGCGAGAGTCCCAAGATCGTGCACGCCATTGAGGCGCACCACGAGGACATCAAGCCCGATACGGTCCTGGCCGTGCTCGTTCAGGCGGCGGACGCGCTGTCAGGCGCGCGCCCCGGAGCACGCCGCGAGATGCTCGAGACCTACGTCAAGCGACTGGCCGACCTGGAGCGCATTGCCAAGAAGTTCGACGGCGTTGACAAGATCTACGCGATCCAGGCCGGACGCGAAATCCGCATCATCGTCTGCGACAAGGACGTGTCCGACGACGATACGGTGGTGATGTCGCGCGACATCGCACGCCGCATCGAGGAGGAGATGACCTATCCGGGTCAGATCAAGGTCACGGTGATCAGGGAGACCCGCTCCGTGGAATACGCGCGCTGA
- a CDS encoding cell division protein ZapA, which produces MADLIELSILGKRLKVNSEGNDEYVREVAQYVVEKMDEVQKNGSQSASLNVAIMAALNIADDYFKSVGHQKTLFDKIEKKCDELIGFIDSKV; this is translated from the coding sequence ATGGCGGACTTGATAGAACTCAGCATTCTCGGTAAACGTCTGAAGGTTAACTCAGAGGGGAACGACGAGTACGTGCGCGAAGTCGCGCAATACGTGGTCGAAAAAATGGACGAAGTTCAGAAGAACGGCTCACAGAGCGCTTCGCTGAACGTCGCTATCATGGCCGCGTTGAACATTGCGGACGATTATTTTAAAAGCGTGGGCCATCAGAAGACGCTGTTCGACAAGATCGAAAAAAAGTGCGATGAACTAATAGGTTTCATCGATAGCAAAGTCTGA
- the ftsY gene encoding signal recognition particle-docking protein FtsY, with amino-acid sequence MSATDQAAAQQQAQAQNIVEHGESAVALEQPTPPDAAAMDALPLGQSTAEVALGIEHATDLLFFSRYGSAAFGKMLDPSIELPALAVSPQQEVAEQVLVEQTPIPAPAAAPMEAPWWAQLIVPGALVVMIVLMALVLKLMHRGKAKPEKLAQVKPDRAKGKAKKPSAQVSESLEEADEFEQAADDVLPEPEFEPEAEWETEPEPEPEPEPMLTREGLFTRLKSGLSKTRGGLVGRIDRLLRRGKIDAELFDELEEVLITADIGVQTAYRLLEHVQAQVDSGELADVDALRQALKDEIARIVSFSVQPVAWDSQHPLVLMIVGVNGVGKTTTIGKIAAQLTGQGKHVLLAAADTFRAAAIEQLEIWAQRANCDLIKQAHGADPGAVAFDAVAAAQARNADVVIVDTAGRLHTKTNLMEELKKIRRVVDKALPGAPHEVWLVLDANTGQNAINQAKMFNEMLDLSGLVLTKLDGTAKGGVIVGISNELQIPIRYIGIGEQMYDLRAFDPQQFVEALFAE; translated from the coding sequence ATGAGCGCCACGGATCAGGCGGCGGCCCAGCAGCAAGCGCAAGCACAAAATATTGTCGAACACGGCGAGTCCGCGGTTGCCCTGGAGCAGCCAACGCCGCCGGATGCGGCCGCGATGGATGCTCTGCCGCTGGGGCAATCCACAGCCGAGGTGGCCCTCGGAATTGAGCACGCCACCGACCTGCTGTTCTTCAGCCGTTACGGCTCTGCCGCGTTTGGCAAGATGCTTGATCCGAGCATAGAGCTGCCCGCGTTGGCCGTAAGCCCGCAGCAGGAAGTCGCCGAGCAGGTGCTGGTCGAGCAGACGCCGATCCCTGCGCCGGCGGCCGCGCCGATGGAGGCCCCGTGGTGGGCGCAGCTGATCGTGCCCGGCGCGCTGGTGGTGATGATCGTGCTCATGGCGCTGGTGCTCAAGCTGATGCACCGCGGCAAGGCCAAGCCGGAAAAGCTCGCGCAGGTAAAACCCGATCGCGCCAAGGGCAAAGCGAAAAAACCAAGCGCTCAGGTATCGGAATCGCTGGAAGAGGCCGATGAGTTCGAGCAAGCGGCTGACGATGTTCTGCCCGAGCCCGAGTTCGAGCCTGAGGCCGAGTGGGAGACCGAGCCCGAGCCCGAGCCCGAACCAGAGCCGATGCTCACTCGCGAGGGTCTGTTCACCAGGCTCAAGAGCGGGCTGTCCAAGACGCGCGGTGGCCTGGTCGGCCGCATCGATCGCCTGCTGCGGCGCGGCAAGATCGACGCCGAGCTGTTCGACGAGCTCGAGGAGGTGCTGATAACGGCCGATATCGGCGTACAGACGGCCTATCGGCTGCTCGAGCACGTGCAGGCGCAGGTGGACAGCGGCGAGTTGGCCGACGTTGACGCGCTACGTCAGGCGCTCAAGGACGAGATCGCGCGCATCGTCTCGTTTAGCGTGCAGCCGGTTGCCTGGGACAGCCAACATCCACTGGTGTTGATGATCGTGGGCGTCAACGGCGTGGGCAAGACCACCACCATCGGCAAGATCGCGGCCCAGCTTACAGGGCAGGGCAAGCATGTGCTGCTGGCGGCGGCCGATACGTTCCGCGCCGCGGCCATCGAACAGCTCGAGATCTGGGCCCAGCGCGCGAACTGCGATCTGATCAAGCAGGCCCACGGAGCTGATCCGGGGGCAGTGGCCTTTGACGCGGTGGCCGCGGCTCAGGCGCGCAACGCCGACGTAGTGATTGTCGATACCGCCGGTAGGCTGCATACCAAAACGAACCTGATGGAAGAGCTCAAGAAAATTCGGCGCGTAGTGGACAAGGCGCTGCCCGGGGCGCCCCACGAGGTCTGGCTGGTGCTCGACGCCAATACCGGCCAGAACGCGATCAACCAGGCCAAAATGTTCAACGAGATGCTCGATCTCAGCGGCCTGGTCCTGACCAAGCTCGACGGCACGGCCAAGGGCGGGGTGATCGTCGGTATTTCCAATGAATTGCAGATACCGATTCGATACATCGGCATCGGCGAGCAGATGTACGACCTGCGGGCGTTCGATCCGCAACAGTTCGTCGAGGCGCTGTTCGCAGAGTAG
- a CDS encoding response regulator: protein MTDTEHKTEQPSAARPKIMVVDDDRTVRDLLQRELAKHGLDVFTVANGLKLVSVLKVNKPDLILLDIMMSWIDGFELCKIVKGVSEFQHIPVIFISHRNLPEDVEFGYACGASDYISKPFEINDLIARVKKALTAASSQSE from the coding sequence ATGACCGATACCGAGCATAAAACCGAACAACCCAGCGCCGCACGGCCCAAGATCATGGTCGTGGACGACGACCGCACTGTGCGCGATCTGCTGCAGCGCGAGCTGGCCAAGCACGGCTTGGACGTGTTCACCGTGGCCAACGGCCTCAAGTTGGTATCGGTGCTCAAGGTCAACAAGCCCGACCTGATCCTGCTCGATATTATGATGAGCTGGATCGACGGCTTCGAGCTGTGCAAAATTGTTAAAGGCGTCAGCGAGTTTCAACACATCCCGGTGATTTTCATCTCCCATCGCAACCTGCCCGAGGATGTCGAGTTCGGCTATGCCTGCGGGGCCAGCGACTACATCAGCAAGCCCTTCGAGATCAACGACCTGATCGCCCGTGTGAAAAAGGCTCTAACAGCCGCTTCATCTCAATCCGAGTAA
- a CDS encoding pyruvate formate lyase family protein, translated as MIDFPPGISERNACYKNLVLHAPYEICIERARYVTESYRATVGRHPSLRAALALQNCLEKMSIEILDCEGIVGNRTSKIVGTPIPVERGDINAVLEMDLDSLLARERQPYRIDPQDRSELFDQILPYWRKRSLRALKRRLWKENGLHFGVRLDPLSIYRRYRSLDMHTLFQMVRSPQFKLSQAPKAVEELSYNNPGMVMNVFDVQGHMVVGHRNLLPIGFREVARRAQQRLEQCRADNDTDGVAFCEAALICCDAIKNFAGRFAVLAREQAKGQGDPQRKAELLAIAQRCERVPYDPPRDFAEAVQSLWLTQVGAIVAHGMVGIFAVGRSDQYLYPYYQRDIQRGALTRRGALDIVEELLIKLSSNLLTIPFGGKNTGSELGADSNAVTVGGLGPDGNDATNELSEVFLDAVADVRALGNSFSIRIDSKSPQSWLDKTAELFSVTSGPAVFNDEVVVEALTRDGYSAAAARDYAVIGCVEPTGEGDTFGCTSGNDISLVGALEMTLNRGRLFILGRRLGPDTGDPARFESYEQLFEAFQSQVRFMIDVVARATNLKDQAYAQTLHSPFVSLSIEGCLENARDLTQGGARYNFSSISARGLGTVADSLAAIKYAVFEQRKFTMPQLLRALRNNFRDNEVMRQYLQHRVPRYGRDEDGADLIAKQIVENFCREVSAREGSRGGHFRPGFFSYGMHVLEGAMLGATANGRLAGTPISNSLSPTNGSESNGPTGVMNSLAKFDQTLIGNGCALNIKLLPAMLSTPERRLKFGALIRGYFSQGGMEAQFNVVDNATLLDAQAHPEKYIDLVVRVSGYSALFVDLGKAIQDEIISRTQFDRLG; from the coding sequence ATGATTGATTTTCCTCCTGGCATCTCAGAACGAAACGCGTGCTATAAAAATCTGGTGCTGCACGCGCCTTACGAGATCTGCATCGAGCGCGCGCGTTATGTCACCGAGTCGTATCGGGCCACCGTGGGCCGCCATCCTTCGTTGCGCGCGGCGCTGGCCCTGCAAAATTGCCTGGAGAAGATGAGCATCGAGATCCTCGATTGCGAGGGGATCGTGGGCAACCGCACCAGCAAGATCGTGGGCACGCCGATCCCGGTGGAGCGCGGCGACATCAACGCGGTGCTCGAGATGGACCTGGACTCGTTGCTGGCGCGCGAACGGCAGCCCTACCGCATCGATCCGCAGGACCGCAGCGAGCTGTTCGACCAGATCCTGCCGTACTGGCGCAAGCGCAGCCTGCGCGCGCTCAAGCGTCGGCTGTGGAAGGAAAACGGTTTGCACTTCGGAGTGCGCCTGGACCCGCTGAGCATCTACCGGCGCTACCGCAGTCTGGATATGCACACGCTGTTCCAGATGGTGCGCTCGCCGCAGTTCAAGCTTAGCCAGGCGCCCAAGGCAGTGGAGGAGCTGAGCTACAACAATCCGGGCATGGTGATGAACGTGTTCGACGTGCAGGGGCACATGGTTGTGGGCCATCGCAATCTGCTGCCGATCGGGTTCCGCGAAGTGGCTCGACGTGCACAGCAGCGGCTGGAACAGTGCAGGGCGGACAACGATACGGACGGTGTGGCCTTTTGCGAGGCCGCGCTGATTTGCTGCGATGCGATCAAGAACTTTGCCGGACGCTTCGCAGTCCTGGCCCGCGAGCAGGCAAAGGGGCAGGGCGATCCGCAGCGTAAGGCCGAATTGCTTGCGATCGCGCAGCGCTGTGAGCGCGTGCCCTATGATCCGCCGCGCGATTTTGCCGAGGCCGTGCAGTCGTTGTGGCTGACCCAGGTCGGCGCGATCGTGGCCCACGGCATGGTCGGGATTTTCGCTGTCGGGCGTTCGGATCAGTACCTCTATCCGTACTATCAACGCGATATCCAACGCGGCGCGCTGACGCGCCGTGGGGCCCTGGACATCGTCGAGGAGTTGTTGATCAAACTCTCGTCGAACCTGCTGACGATCCCCTTTGGCGGCAAGAATACGGGCAGCGAACTGGGGGCCGATTCCAACGCGGTCACGGTCGGCGGGCTGGGGCCCGATGGCAATGACGCGACCAACGAGCTCTCCGAGGTGTTCCTCGACGCGGTGGCCGACGTGCGGGCCCTGGGCAACAGCTTCTCGATCCGCATTGATTCCAAATCGCCGCAGAGCTGGTTGGACAAGACCGCGGAGCTGTTCAGCGTGACCTCCGGCCCGGCGGTGTTCAACGACGAGGTGGTGGTCGAGGCGCTGACCCGCGACGGCTACAGCGCGGCCGCGGCGCGCGACTACGCGGTGATCGGCTGCGTCGAGCCCACGGGCGAGGGCGATACCTTTGGCTGCACCTCGGGCAACGATATCTCGCTGGTCGGCGCGCTGGAGATGACGCTCAACCGCGGTCGGCTGTTTATCCTCGGCCGCCGACTAGGGCCCGATACCGGCGACCCGGCGCGGTTCGAGAGTTACGAGCAGCTGTTCGAGGCTTTCCAAAGCCAGGTGCGGTTCATGATCGACGTGGTGGCCCGGGCCACGAACCTCAAGGACCAGGCCTATGCACAGACCCTGCACAGCCCCTTTGTCTCGCTGAGCATCGAGGGCTGCCTGGAAAACGCCCGCGATCTGACCCAGGGTGGTGCGCGCTACAACTTCAGCTCGATCTCGGCCCGCGGACTGGGCACGGTCGCGGACTCGCTGGCCGCGATCAAGTACGCGGTGTTCGAGCAGCGCAAGTTCACCATGCCCCAGTTGCTGCGGGCGCTGCGCAACAACTTCCGCGACAACGAGGTGATGCGGCAGTATCTGCAACACCGCGTGCCGCGCTACGGCCGCGACGAGGACGGCGCGGACCTGATCGCCAAACAGATTGTAGAGAACTTCTGCCGCGAGGTCTCCGCGCGCGAGGGTTCGCGCGGCGGTCATTTTCGGCCGGGGTTCTTCTCTTACGGCATGCACGTGCTCGAGGGCGCGATGCTCGGGGCCACGGCCAACGGCCGTCTTGCGGGCACGCCGATCTCCAACAGTCTCTCGCCCACCAACGGCTCGGAGAGCAACGGGCCCACCGGCGTGATGAACTCGTTGGCCAAGTTCGACCAGACGCTGATCGGCAACGGCTGCGCGCTGAATATCAAGCTGCTGCCCGCGATGCTCTCCACGCCCGAGCGGCGTCTGAAGTTCGGCGCGCTGATTCGCGGTTACTTCTCCCAGGGCGGAATGGAGGCCCAGTTCAACGTGGTGGACAACGCCACTTTGCTCGACGCCCAGGCCCACCCGGAGAAGTATATCGACCTGGTTGTGCGCGTTTCGGGCTATTCCGCGCTGTTCGTCGATCTGGGCAAGGCGATCCAGGACGAGATCATCAGTCGCACCCAATTCGACAGGCTTGGATGA
- a CDS encoding acyl-CoA dehydrogenase has translation MSHYKVDERDVKFVLFEQLGIDKLCDLPAFAEHDPDMLKMVLDEALKLATNEVAVINEDSDKIGAKIEDGQVTSPPGTKQAFKTFAENGWVALDCDPEFGGQGMPYALKMATMEFFCGSCMAFTMYADLTHGAAHLIEAFGTDELKQTYVEKMYTGQWAGTMCLTEPQAGSDLAAIKTTAKREGDHFKIVGTKNFISCGDHDVTDNIVHLLLAHIEGAPQGTKGISLFVVPKYRLNDDGSLGDSNDVTTVSIEHKMGIKGSPTCVLNFGDEGSTVGYLLGEENRGLKYMFQMMNEARLYVGLQAASQAGTAYCNALEYARERIQFVHVSQMRNPEAKPVPIIEHPDVRQMLMFQKSMSEGLRALLLTVAYYIDMSRHAATEEERAKHKDLVDLMIPICKAYSSDQAFRVTESAIQTYGGYGYCSEYPVEQYARDTKICSIYEGTNGIQALDLVGRKLALKGGALFMTYMAQLAENIDKHKDHPLLSDAVARLDAARNTLSECVMLFGSKGKGKSAIYPVLCATSFLEMFGHLMVSHLLLWQASIAFEKLQAIYADKGIGEDAGERAAFLADHDDARYYDGKVKSALWFSTNILPRVGAIAETIKSDNTSALDIVF, from the coding sequence ATGAGTCACTACAAAGTTGACGAACGCGATGTGAAATTCGTCCTGTTCGAGCAGCTCGGTATCGACAAGCTGTGCGATCTGCCGGCATTTGCCGAGCACGACCCGGACATGCTGAAAATGGTTCTCGATGAGGCATTGAAGCTGGCGACCAACGAGGTCGCGGTGATCAACGAGGACAGCGATAAGATCGGCGCCAAGATCGAGGACGGCCAGGTTACCTCACCCCCGGGCACTAAGCAGGCCTTCAAAACTTTCGCCGAAAACGGCTGGGTCGCGCTGGACTGCGATCCGGAATTCGGCGGCCAGGGCATGCCCTACGCGCTGAAGATGGCGACAATGGAGTTCTTCTGCGGCTCGTGCATGGCGTTCACGATGTACGCCGACCTGACCCACGGCGCGGCGCATCTGATCGAGGCCTTCGGCACCGACGAGCTCAAGCAAACCTACGTCGAGAAGATGTACACCGGCCAGTGGGCGGGCACGATGTGCCTCACCGAGCCTCAGGCCGGATCGGACTTGGCCGCGATCAAGACCACGGCCAAACGCGAGGGCGACCACTTCAAAATCGTCGGCACCAAGAACTTCATCTCCTGCGGCGACCACGACGTCACCGACAACATCGTCCACCTGCTGCTGGCTCACATTGAGGGCGCACCCCAGGGGACCAAGGGCATCAGCCTGTTCGTGGTGCCCAAATACCGCCTCAACGACGACGGCTCGCTGGGCGACTCCAACGACGTGACCACGGTGAGCATCGAGCACAAGATGGGCATCAAGGGCTCCCCGACCTGCGTGCTGAACTTCGGCGACGAGGGCAGCACCGTGGGTTACCTGCTGGGCGAGGAGAACCGTGGCCTGAAGTACATGTTCCAAATGATGAACGAGGCCCGGCTCTACGTCGGACTACAGGCCGCCAGCCAGGCCGGCACCGCCTATTGCAACGCGCTGGAATACGCTCGCGAGCGCATCCAGTTCGTGCACGTCTCGCAGATGAGAAACCCCGAGGCCAAGCCCGTGCCGATCATCGAGCACCCCGACGTGCGCCAGATGCTGATGTTCCAAAAATCGATGAGCGAGGGCCTGCGTGCGCTGCTGTTGACCGTGGCCTACTACATCGACATGTCCCGGCACGCTGCGACCGAGGAAGAGCGCGCCAAGCACAAAGACTTGGTCGACCTGATGATCCCGATCTGCAAGGCCTACAGCTCCGATCAGGCTTTCCGCGTAACCGAGTCCGCGATCCAGACCTACGGCGGCTACGGCTATTGCTCGGAATACCCGGTCGAGCAGTACGCCCGCGACACCAAGATCTGCTCGATCTACGAGGGGACCAACGGCATTCAGGCCCTGGACTTGGTCGGCCGCAAGCTGGCCCTCAAGGGCGGCGCGCTGTTCATGACCTACATGGCGCAGCTGGCCGAGAACATTGACAAGCACAAAGACCATCCACTGCTGTCCGACGCGGTCGCCAGACTCGACGCGGCACGCAACACCCTATCCGAGTGCGTGATGCTCTTTGGCTCCAAGGGCAAGGGCAAATCCGCTATCTACCCGGTGCTGTGCGCCACATCGTTCCTCGAGATGTTCGGCCACCTGATGGTCAGCCACCTGCTGCTGTGGCAGGCATCGATCGCCTTTGAGAAACTCCAGGCGATCTACGCTGACAAGGGCATCGGCGAGGACGCCGGCGAGCGTGCGGCATTCTTGGCCGATCACGACGACGCGCGTTACTACGACGGCAAGGTCAAGAGCGCCCTGTGGTTCTCGACCAACATCCTGCCCCGCGTGGGAGCGATCGCCGAAACGATCAAGAGCGACAACACCTCGGCCCTGGACATCGTGTTCTAA
- a CDS encoding nitroreductase family protein, translated as MDLFEAIHSRRSVRSYKSDPVTAEHLNEILDAARWAPSWANTQCAEYIVISDPEVKAALAEAVGERNPGRPALFEAPLVIAGIGRRNLSGFKKGGAVTELGDWYMFDVALGMANLTLAAQALGYGTVHIGMIDHAKAAQVLGVPDEYQVVELVPLGVPAQMPNTTPRKPLGDIIHNDKF; from the coding sequence ATGGATCTTTTCGAGGCAATTCACTCGCGTCGCAGCGTGCGCAGCTATAAATCAGACCCCGTAACCGCAGAACACCTCAACGAGATTCTCGACGCGGCGCGTTGGGCTCCGTCCTGGGCCAACACCCAGTGCGCCGAGTACATCGTGATCAGCGACCCCGAGGTCAAGGCGGCCCTGGCCGAGGCGGTGGGCGAACGCAATCCGGGGCGTCCGGCGCTGTTCGAGGCGCCGCTGGTAATCGCCGGCATCGGCCGGCGCAACCTGTCCGGGTTCAAGAAAGGCGGGGCGGTCACGGAGCTGGGCGACTGGTACATGTTCGACGTGGCGTTGGGCATGGCCAACCTGACGTTGGCGGCCCAGGCCCTGGGGTACGGCACAGTGCACATCGGCATGATCGATCACGCCAAGGCCGCGCAAGTGCTCGGAGTGCCCGATGAATACCAGGTGGTCGAGCTGGTGCCGCTGGGCGTGCCCGCGCAGATGCCCAACACCACACCGCGCAAGCCCCTGGGCGATATCATTCACAACGATAAATTTTAG
- a CDS encoding NAD-dependent deacylase, giving the protein MDVESVKRAARLLSGSHHVIALTGAGISTDSGIPDFRSPGGLWDRFNPMEYATIEAFSNNPAKVYQMIKELHLIVERARPNPGHLALARLEQMGMLKAVITQNIDNLHQDAGNKKVIEFHGNGSRLICLNCQKTYGREDYEESLESDELPMCSCGAVLKPDVVFFGEPIPVEASMLSQHEAQNCDCIMVIGTSATVAPASHIPFIAKRAGAAIVEFNTTRTALTDSLADLFVQGSSSETLAAVADRLKLIGED; this is encoded by the coding sequence ATGGACGTCGAATCCGTAAAGCGGGCGGCGAGGCTCTTATCGGGATCGCATCACGTGATCGCCCTCACCGGTGCCGGGATCAGCACGGACTCGGGCATCCCCGATTTCCGCAGTCCCGGAGGACTTTGGGATCGCTTCAACCCGATGGAGTACGCCACCATCGAGGCCTTTTCCAACAACCCGGCCAAGGTCTACCAAATGATCAAGGAACTACACCTGATCGTCGAGCGCGCGCGGCCCAATCCGGGGCACCTCGCGTTGGCCCGGCTGGAGCAGATGGGCATGCTCAAGGCGGTGATCACCCAGAACATCGACAACCTGCACCAGGACGCGGGCAATAAAAAGGTAATCGAGTTCCACGGAAACGGCAGCAGGCTGATCTGCCTGAACTGCCAGAAAACCTACGGCCGCGAGGATTACGAGGAGAGCCTTGAATCCGACGAGCTGCCGATGTGCAGTTGCGGTGCGGTGCTCAAGCCCGACGTGGTGTTCTTCGGCGAGCCGATTCCGGTCGAGGCCAGCATGCTCAGCCAGCACGAGGCGCAGAACTGCGATTGCATCATGGTCATCGGCACCAGCGCCACGGTCGCCCCGGCGTCGCACATCCCGTTTATCGCCAAGCGTGCCGGAGCGGCGATCGTCGAGTTCAACACCACGCGCACCGCGCTGACCGACTCGCTGGCCGACCTGTTCGTACAAGGCTCGTCGTCCGAAACCTTGGCCGCGGTCGCCGACCGTCTCAAGCTGATTGGGGAGGATTGA